A window of Mucilaginibacter paludis DSM 18603 contains these coding sequences:
- a CDS encoding MarR family winged helix-turn-helix transcriptional regulator gives MERPQLIARNLRQIDYLYTKKLSKELSAIHVNNHFEVLLVLAKQVHPLTQNQLAQLLHLDKSRMANIVFQLEEHQLVSVEVNPADRRQHYVTLSPYALSAMPDIETKVQQINDMAEAGISQEKLDVFFEVVETIRQNLVKRSV, from the coding sequence ATGGAACGCCCCCAGTTGATAGCACGGAATTTAAGGCAGATAGATTACCTGTACACCAAAAAATTATCAAAGGAGCTATCTGCTATTCATGTTAATAACCATTTTGAGGTACTGCTTGTATTGGCCAAGCAGGTGCATCCGCTAACGCAGAACCAGTTAGCCCAATTGCTGCATCTCGATAAATCAAGAATGGCCAATATTGTTTTCCAATTGGAGGAACACCAGTTGGTGAGCGTTGAAGTAAATCCGGCGGACAGGCGGCAACATTATGTTACCCTGTCGCCGTATGCTTTAAGTGCCATGCCGGATATTGAAACCAAAGTTCAGCAAATTAACGATATGGCCGAAGCCGGCATAAGCCAGGAAAAGCTGGATGTTTTTTTTGAAGTGGTTGAAACTATCAGGCAAAACCTGGTTAAACGAAGTGTTTAA
- a CDS encoding PQQ-dependent sugar dehydrogenase — protein MKKKLLKYILPVALLTASISLYALKTDTSVVPDADNAGLTLPAGFGALKVAELGAQARHLSVTPQGDIYVKLARPKDGKGIMVLHEGANGKAEVTAAFGNYGGTGMYIKDGYLYASSNTEVFRYKLNDKNQVIDPDKPEKIITGLKAGRQHETKSIVLDNAGNIFVNIGAWSNSCQVVDRAFHSPGVEGCPILDSMGGIWEFKANKLNQSYNDGVRYATGLRNVVGLDWNQQDNQLFVMQHGRDNLNSAWPELFNVKQSAELPAECMYALKKGDNAGWPYMFYNQIEHKKIQAPEYGGDGKKEADAKYLEPVAAYPGHMAPNGLLFYTGKMFPEKYRNGAFIAFHGSWNRAPEPQKGYFVVFQPFKDGKPSGDWEVFADNFSGSAQKSASGRADHRPCGLAQGSDGSLYVSDDSKGTIYRIVYTKK, from the coding sequence ATGAAAAAAAAGTTATTAAAATATATACTTCCCGTAGCGCTGCTTACAGCAAGTATATCCCTTTACGCGCTAAAAACCGATACCAGCGTAGTGCCCGATGCAGATAACGCGGGTTTAACCCTGCCAGCAGGCTTTGGTGCTTTAAAAGTTGCCGAATTAGGCGCACAGGCCAGGCATTTATCTGTTACGCCCCAGGGCGATATTTATGTAAAGCTGGCCCGCCCCAAGGATGGCAAGGGGATTATGGTACTGCATGAAGGGGCTAACGGCAAGGCCGAAGTTACAGCAGCATTTGGTAATTATGGTGGTACAGGTATGTATATTAAAGATGGCTACCTGTATGCATCGTCAAATACCGAAGTGTTCAGGTATAAGCTGAATGATAAAAACCAGGTGATTGACCCGGATAAACCCGAGAAAATTATTACCGGGTTAAAGGCGGGCCGCCAGCACGAAACCAAATCTATTGTGTTGGATAATGCCGGGAATATTTTTGTAAACATCGGGGCATGGTCAAACTCTTGCCAGGTGGTTGACAGGGCCTTTCATTCTCCGGGTGTTGAAGGATGCCCCATTCTGGATTCGATGGGCGGAATCTGGGAGTTTAAGGCCAATAAGTTAAACCAAAGTTATAACGATGGTGTACGGTATGCTACCGGCTTGCGCAACGTAGTTGGTTTGGATTGGAACCAACAGGATAACCAGCTTTTTGTAATGCAGCACGGGCGTGATAACCTGAACAGTGCCTGGCCCGAGTTGTTTAACGTAAAGCAGTCGGCCGAGTTACCTGCCGAGTGTATGTATGCGCTTAAAAAAGGCGATAATGCCGGCTGGCCGTATATGTTTTATAACCAGATAGAGCATAAAAAAATACAAGCGCCCGAATATGGTGGCGATGGAAAAAAAGAAGCGGACGCCAAATACCTGGAGCCCGTAGCCGCTTATCCGGGCCACATGGCACCTAACGGTTTACTTTTTTATACCGGCAAAATGTTTCCCGAAAAATACCGCAACGGAGCATTTATCGCCTTCCATGGATCATGGAACCGCGCACCTGAACCGCAGAAAGGCTATTTTGTAGTGTTCCAGCCATTTAAAGATGGAAAGCCATCCGGCGATTGGGAAGTGTTTGCGGATAATTTTTCAGGCTCGGCACAAAAAAGCGCTTCGGGCCGTGCAGATCATCGCCCATGCGGCCTGGCACAAGGCTCTGATGGCTCGCTGTACGTGAGCGATGATTCTAAGGGAACCATTTACCGTATTGTTTACACCAAAAAATAA
- a CDS encoding c-type cytochrome translates to MKVIFTTVVALCFSLLAIQKIAAQTKPAAKKAAAKAPASMAASMANGQRVYLQYCLSCHQMDGGGVPNMNPPLVKTTYVLGDKVRLIKIVLNGFAQNVDIDGQSYSNTMPPQNMLKDQEIADVLTYVRNSFTNKASAVKVAEVKAVRGTVKK, encoded by the coding sequence ATGAAAGTTATTTTTACTACTGTTGTTGCCCTTTGTTTTTCACTGCTTGCTATCCAGAAAATAGCTGCTCAAACTAAACCTGCCGCCAAAAAGGCGGCTGCTAAGGCCCCCGCAAGTATGGCTGCATCAATGGCTAACGGACAAAGGGTTTACCTGCAATATTGCCTGAGTTGCCACCAAATGGATGGGGGAGGTGTACCCAATATGAACCCGCCTTTAGTTAAAACAACTTATGTTTTGGGCGATAAGGTTCGTTTAATAAAAATTGTGCTGAACGGCTTTGCGCAAAATGTTGATATCGACGGCCAATCGTACTCCAACACCATGCCCCCGCAAAACATGTTGAAAGACCAGGAAATTGCCGATGTGCTAACCTACGTGCGAAACAGCTTTACCAATAAAGCCAGTGCCGTAAAAGTTGCCGAGGTTAAAGCGGTACGGGGGACTGTTAAAAAATAG
- a CDS encoding AraC family transcriptional regulator, giving the protein MIIRKDNAARADYVQSINKAIRFIDLHLDEDLTLEMVAAAACYSPFHFHRVFSVVTKETLNAYITRRRLEKAASVLMRKKEVGLTEIYLKYGFNSNSSFTRTFKKFYGLSPMQFRNNCPDKFSKIRQADSKNGQKIVAFDKYICNMDHKQWMEMNASIEVKEMPQLQMAYIAHVGHDNLAGTFERLMRWARPKGLMDWSGLKMATIYHDSFKITAPDKVRMSSCMLLQEPVQTDGEIATLTINKGKFIVGRFEMTNVDFEKAWTGMFIWLHENGYKTTDRNPFELYHNDYRKHPENKFIVDLCIPVD; this is encoded by the coding sequence ATGATCATCAGGAAAGATAATGCCGCCCGTGCCGACTATGTACAAAGCATAAATAAAGCCATCCGCTTTATCGACCTGCACCTGGATGAGGACTTAACTTTGGAAATGGTTGCCGCTGCGGCTTGCTACTCGCCTTTCCATTTCCACCGGGTTTTTAGTGTTGTAACTAAAGAAACCCTGAACGCCTATATTACCCGCCGCCGGTTGGAAAAGGCGGCTTCTGTTTTAATGCGAAAAAAGGAAGTTGGGTTAACCGAAATCTATTTAAAATACGGCTTTAACAGCAATTCATCATTCACCCGCACCTTTAAAAAGTTTTATGGCCTGAGCCCCATGCAGTTTCGCAATAATTGCCCGGATAAGTTTAGCAAGATTAGGCAAGCGGATAGCAAGAACGGGCAAAAGATAGTGGCGTTCGACAAATACATTTGCAACATGGATCATAAACAATGGATGGAAATGAATGCAAGTATTGAAGTTAAGGAAATGCCCCAGTTACAAATGGCCTACATAGCACATGTTGGGCATGATAACTTAGCCGGTACTTTTGAACGGCTTATGCGCTGGGCCCGGCCTAAAGGCCTGATGGATTGGTCCGGCCTAAAAATGGCTACCATTTATCACGATAGTTTTAAAATAACCGCGCCGGATAAGGTAAGGATGAGTTCCTGCATGCTGCTGCAAGAACCGGTGCAAACCGATGGGGAAATAGCAACCCTAACCATCAATAAAGGAAAATTTATTGTTGGCCGTTTTGAAATGACTAACGTCGACTTTGAAAAAGCCTGGACCGGCATGTTTATCTGGCTCCACGAAAACGGCTATAAAACTACCGACAGAAACCCCTTCGAGCTATACCACAACGATTACAGAAAACACCCGGAAAACAAATTTATTGTTGATTTATGTATCCCGGTTGATTGA
- a CDS encoding phosphocholine-specific phospholipase C, which produces MDSRRDFLKKAALLTGSAGLSGVLPSSIQKALAINAPEGSTYMDAEHIVILMQENRSFDHCFGTLKGVRGFNDPRAITLPDHNPVWLQTNDAGETYAPFRLDIKNTKATWMHSLPHSWANQVNARNDGRYDQWLNVKKSSDIQYSKMPLTLGYHNRNDIPFYYKLADAFTVCDQHFCSALTGTNPNRLFFWTGTVREQQNESSRAHVWNDDMDYGTLKWATFPERLEDANISWKCYQNEMSIDVGFKGEQDAWLSNFQDNPLEFFSQYHIHLHDKHITYLQKQAVEIPAEIDTLQKKIAALPVGDSQIAYLQKQLTNKQADLATLKKSMESLNPAAFEQLSQREKNIHRKAFVTNTNDADYHELTNLTYDDNGTKRELKVPKGDVLHQFRADVKNGKLPTVSWLSAPENFSDHPSAPWYGAWYVSEVLDILTQNPEVWKKTIFILTYDENDGYFDHVPPFVAPHSHKTGTGLVSKGIDTRVEFVTLDQELDRKEFPEKYDRESSVGLGYRVPMVIASPWSKGGWVNSEVFDHTSTLQFLEKFLSKKTGKKIAEPNISDWRRAICGDLTSAFRPYHGETIATPEFLPKDAFIESIHKAKFTKLPSGYKALSAAEVAQFNQSPQSSPYMPQQEKGIKPSCALPYQLYADGKLSNDKKSFDIKFEASNHVFGKAAIGAPFNVYAPGKYLHEENKQQVFKNVRTWSYGLIAGDSLADTWPLQEFEGSNYHLRVYGPNGFYREFKGNAQDPDIDIVCDYQQYRLSRKKELTGNVLLKLENLSNTQQYNIQIIDNAYKTNNYDKQLSPANKTNVMISLEKSFGWYDFTVKVTGNTSFEKRYAGHVETGKSSFTDPLMGGIVG; this is translated from the coding sequence GGCTTTAACGACCCACGCGCTATTACCCTGCCCGATCATAATCCCGTTTGGCTGCAAACCAATGATGCTGGCGAAACTTATGCCCCTTTCCGTTTGGATATCAAAAATACTAAAGCTACCTGGATGCACTCGTTACCGCATAGCTGGGCTAACCAGGTAAATGCCCGTAACGATGGCCGGTATGACCAATGGCTCAACGTAAAAAAATCAAGCGATATCCAATATTCAAAAATGCCTTTAACGCTGGGCTATCATAACCGCAACGATATTCCTTTTTATTATAAGCTGGCAGATGCTTTTACCGTGTGCGACCAGCATTTTTGCTCGGCATTAACAGGCACCAATCCCAACCGGTTGTTTTTTTGGACAGGCACCGTGCGCGAGCAGCAAAATGAAAGCTCAAGAGCCCATGTTTGGAATGATGATATGGATTATGGCACTTTAAAATGGGCCACTTTTCCTGAAAGACTGGAAGATGCTAACATATCTTGGAAATGTTACCAAAATGAAATGAGCATCGATGTTGGCTTTAAAGGCGAACAAGATGCCTGGCTGTCTAACTTTCAGGATAATCCACTTGAGTTTTTTAGCCAGTATCATATCCACCTGCACGATAAGCACATCACCTATCTGCAAAAACAAGCGGTGGAGATACCGGCAGAGATTGATACCCTGCAAAAGAAAATTGCCGCACTACCGGTAGGCGACAGCCAAATAGCTTACTTGCAAAAACAGCTAACTAACAAACAGGCCGACCTGGCAACGCTGAAAAAAAGCATGGAAAGTTTAAACCCGGCGGCGTTTGAGCAATTATCGCAAAGGGAAAAAAACATCCACCGCAAAGCTTTTGTAACCAATACCAACGATGCCGACTACCATGAGCTTACCAACCTGACCTATGATGATAACGGCACTAAACGTGAATTAAAGGTGCCCAAGGGCGATGTTTTACATCAGTTTAGAGCCGATGTAAAAAATGGCAAGCTGCCCACGGTATCGTGGCTATCGGCCCCCGAAAATTTCTCCGACCATCCAAGTGCTCCCTGGTACGGGGCATGGTATGTATCCGAGGTGTTGGATATATTGACCCAAAACCCGGAAGTATGGAAAAAAACCATCTTTATTTTAACCTATGACGAAAATGATGGTTATTTTGATCACGTGCCACCGTTTGTAGCGCCGCATTCTCATAAAACAGGTACCGGACTGGTATCGAAGGGCATTGATACCCGTGTTGAGTTTGTTACGCTTGACCAGGAACTGGACCGGAAAGAGTTTCCGGAAAAATACGACAGGGAGAGTTCTGTAGGGCTCGGCTACCGTGTACCTATGGTAATTGCCTCGCCCTGGAGCAAGGGCGGCTGGGTAAACTCCGAAGTGTTTGACCATACCTCAACCTTGCAGTTTTTAGAAAAATTTCTGAGTAAAAAAACCGGAAAAAAGATTGCTGAACCTAACATCAGCGACTGGCGCCGTGCCATTTGCGGCGATCTGACTTCGGCCTTCAGGCCCTACCATGGCGAAACAATTGCCACACCCGAGTTTTTACCTAAAGATGCCTTTATCGAGAGCATTCACAAAGCCAAGTTTACCAAGCTGCCATCGGGCTATAAGGCTTTAAGCGCCGCCGAGGTTGCTCAGTTTAATCAGTCGCCTCAATCATCGCCGTATATGCCGCAGCAGGAAAAGGGCATCAAACCATCCTGCGCCTTGCCTTACCAGTTATACGCTGATGGTAAACTAAGTAACGATAAAAAATCCTTCGACATCAAATTCGAGGCCAGCAACCATGTATTTGGTAAAGCGGCAATAGGCGCACCTTTTAATGTGTATGCGCCGGGTAAATACCTGCACGAAGAAAACAAACAACAGGTGTTTAAAAACGTACGAACCTGGTCTTATGGCTTAATAGCCGGCGACAGCCTGGCCGATACCTGGCCCTTGCAGGAGTTTGAGGGCAGCAACTATCACTTACGGGTGTACGGCCCAAATGGCTTTTACCGGGAGTTTAAAGGCAATGCCCAGGACCCGGATATCGATATCGTTTGCGACTATCAGCAGTACCGCTTGAGCCGTAAAAAAGAGTTAACCGGCAATGTGCTATTAAAACTCGAAAACCTGAGCAACACACAGCAATATAACATCCAGATTATTGATAACGCCTACAAAACCAACAATTACGATAAACAGCTAAGCCCGGCAAACAAAACCAATGTGATGATCAGCCTGGAGAAAAGCTTCGGCTGGTACGATTTTACAGTGAAGGTTACCGGCAATACATCTTTCGAAAAAAGATACGCGGGCCACGTTGAAACCGGGAAAAGCAGTTTTACCGACCCGTTGATGGGCGGCATTGTTGGGTAA